From the Motacilla alba alba isolate MOTALB_02 chromosome 1, Motacilla_alba_V1.0_pri, whole genome shotgun sequence genome, the window TGAGAGGGGGTTTCATTGCTTGGCTAGATTTTTTATCACACAATAAATTGGATTCCAGTACCCCAGTCCCTTATAAAGTACATTTTTGATTGTGCTGTTCTGCAATTAAACAACTCATGGTTGGGAAGAGTCAATCCAGTAGGATTTCTCCTAATCCCTGCATTTTGGAAAATTGAGATATAAAGATAATTGCTAGTTAATTCTTTAAGAATTGCATCTTCGAGCTAAGAAATGTAACTCTTAAGACCTAAATTATATCAGGTGCACATTATCTGTTAGTAAATTAaccttgctatttttttttttttgccttttttttttccccttgcagtTCTGAAGGATAAAATCTTAAATTGTCCTGGGCTTGAGCTGTACAGAATAAATTCATTCACTGGCTGACTTGTCATCTCATCGTTGTGATGGAAAAATGTTCCCTTAAAGTAAACCCTTTTTATGCCACTAAAACTGCCTTTCAATACAAGATCTgttgtgatttttaaaacacaaacccaGTAATGTCAGAACCCGACCCTTCGTCTGGATTTGTGGGAAACATGGAAAATGGGACTTTTCTGGAGCTGTATCCCACATCCCTTTCAACTTCAGTGGATTCATCGCCTGGCCGTTTATCCAACGTCTATGTCTATGTTTCTATATTCCTTAGTCTCTtagcttttctccttttgctaCTGATCATTGCACTTCAGAGGctgaaaaacataatttcttcCAGTTCCTCCTACCCTGAGTACAATAGTGATGCTGGAAGTTCATTCACTAATTTAGAGGTTTGCAGTATTTCTTCCCAGCGCTCTGCTCTCTCAAACctttcttcatgaaaataaatgaaaggaaacacACGGGGAATGGAAGAGCATTGTCTAGTTTCTTGGGGAAGTAGTGCATGTAACATTTGCCTTAGAAGACTATTATCAAGaggtgtttttaaaagtttccttatttctttcccctttccttttctagTTTTCATTTCCCCTTTAACTAATTTTCGTTTTGGACAGTGGATAATGAATGATACCTTATCATCATTTCTTGCCTGTAATAGTGATGCTGTCTCTTTCTCACGCATAGACGGTGTTCATTAGGAGTATTCCTGCCAAATTGTAAAACACTTTTAACTGGATGTGTCATTTTTCTGCTCTAATTGTGACCCCTTCCCTGGTCTTGTGTCAGCAATATGctgactgtttttcttttccttttttaactaTATAAGGACTTCTGGATGAAATCCCTATTgcaaaagtacaaaaaaatctGCCTAAATTATAAATATTGGGACAATTTAAAATTGTTgatattgtttcctttttttctttttagttttcacatctttttcagtgtttattgaTGTTTGTAAAACACAACTAATTCTTGAAGAatgttgcttttgtttatttgtacTCCTAACCCATTCTGTATAAagtctgtatttcagtttttgagTCTCTTTGGTTAACTTAGTAAAGTGACTACAATAACGATGCTCACGGTTGGAGGTATTTTTAGACCCCATTGCATCTAATTATCTTATTTGCCTAATAACATATTCCTCCAGGGGGCAGCTTTTGCTGCTGAATCATAAATACCACACAACTCCTTCTCATTCTTCACTGATACTGCAGCTTATTCTTACTGGATACCAGGACAAAGTAGTGGTTTCTTGTAAAAGACCTGCATTTAACAAATACAGGTAGCAAGTGAAGAGCTCCTAAACTGTCCTTTAGGGACATGATGTTTGTACTCAtgtcagcagggccagcagggacagaaattGCTTGTACTGGTGAGGACTTTCTGGACCAGCCTTTGTCCTGTGATTTCAGAATTGTGAATTTGGTGGACAAGGCCACACAGGGATCTGCACAATGGCCAGGAAGATCTGAGCTCTGATCTGCAGGAAGTGCAAGGTGTACCTGCAGAGGGTAGGAAGGGATGGGCAGGATAAATGGCAGTGGCTCTGCCACTTTTCCCCATCAGAATAAGGGAAGGCCAGtgagaggggaagagaaatggATTCACAATCTCACTCCTCTTTGTCATGTCATTTTCTGGGTACTCATTTTCCCTGCTCAAAGTGTAACATGCCACTCCatttctgcagtaaaataaTGAGCAGCTTTGTGAACTGGATCCTGTGGTCAGCTGGGCTTTTAATCAAGCCAGACATtcaaatttattatttgaagTGCCAAGCGTGACCTACTAAAACTGCAACCCCAGACTGGTGCAATGCCTTGTTGTCCTTACTGCActgtgtgagcacagccctgtcctgccacTCAAGCCAAATTTTGTTCTCATGGCTGGATCCAGGTCACTGGAGAGACCTAAGAAAGGTATGGCCTTGTCACTGGCATGTCTGTTACTGACATAGCACAGGTGTAACTCTGGGAGATGGGGTTATctcagcaggaacagctgccCTCCCGTCACATGGCACCACTGCCCAGCAGGCCAAGGGGTTAGGGAACACTTCCCAAACACATTTATACCTCTTGCCGAGCTTTCCATGCATTCGTAAACAAGACAGACTGCCATTAACTACACAggctttaaaatgcaaatttggAAAGTCTGGTGTAAATATAATCAttagaaatgcagctgctgttgcCAAACAATACAGATGATGCTGGAGTTGGTGTTTTCAGATTTTAGAAGTAGACATGCAGTATGGTAAGTGGTAATGACTTATGGTGGTGATTAGTTCCTTACAGAGGCCAAAGAACTTGCTGACTAATGAAGAATGTAAGCCTGCAGATTCCCTGAGCCAAACTGGTTTGATGGATATATTTACAGCTTGGAATATTCTATTAATCTAGACAAAAGTTTCTTGTATGTAACTTTTCACTGTATTTGACAATTGGCCTTGAAAAAAGAGGTAGCTCTTTAAAAGGGATCAGGAAACATTACATCCCTTCTGAAAGTTCTTTGAAATCCCAAACCTTTTAcataatgtatttatatattgaCTGGTAGATAGAAATAAATGAGCTGTAAATCAAGACAGAGCAACTGTTTGACTATCTTCTCTTACTGACAAAGTTTGTAAATTTGTTGCTTCCTTTGCTGCAAATGGAGGAATTTAATCAAAACCTGAGATGAGACCACAGGTCGAGATGTGTGTTTGTTCCCAGCAGTGTGTTTTACTTGCAGATACAGAgacatttaatattaaaatacaaactgtTGAAACCCCATCGGCTGTGTTCAGTGAGCTGTTGTCAAACTTCACCAgaacagaaagtatttttccaaCTGCAGAAAATAGGAAAGATAGCTTAAACCACACATTTGATTTTGCTTTGTAGTGTACTAGAtgctattaattttttccactCTGTGGTGACATACAGGACTGTACAGTCATCACGATTTCAGCTGAGTTGCATCTGTTCTCTTCAGGAGAGATTTGAGTAGAAACAAGTAGGTTCCAACAAAATAGCATCAGGAGAAGCCACAGGCAAAAAGCACAATGGCATTTTTGAGGATTGCTAAGTACCAGTTcttctagaaaaaaagaaaagaggaagaagaaaagaaatccaccTGAGAATCTGAGCCTAAGTTAACCTGagaacactggaacaggcttcctagaGAGGTGGTGGATACCCCAAAcctgtcagtgtttaaaaaGCACTTGGACAATGCCATTATCAACATGCTTTAGCTTTTGGTCAGCCCCAAGGTGGTCAGACAGTTATACTAGATGATCACTGCAGATACTTTCCAGCTGCAAATATTCTACTATTCTGTTCTAACTAGAGTTACGGGGATATTTTTTGCTGTGTCCAATTCTGGGTTCCCAGTagaagagagagagatgtgGAGATACCgcactgagcccagctcagggctgctgagaTGATTAAGGGATTGGAGCATCTCTCAcatgaggacaggctgagagagctgggactgttcagcctaTAGAAGGCTCTGAAGGATCTCATCAATGTATATAAATACCTtatgggaagaaggaagaagagggagTGAGGGCCTTCCCTGTGTGTGCCcacaacaggacaagaggcagaaCTGAAACACATGAAATTCCACAAGAAAATAGATTATTGAGGGGGTAGTCAAatactggcacaggttgtccagagaggctgcagtgctTTCATGTGTTGACCTGCTTGCAGCTGACTCTGCTTTGGGCAAGAGGACTGGATCCAGCAATCCTCAGGCAGCCCCCTTCAGGTCAGTGCAAAAACTCAGAGGCTTATGGCTCGCTGCCTCCTCCTGATTTGTTTTCTCATCCCTGGAGCTGAGTAAGCAGTATCCTTACTGGGAGGTAATTAGTTCAACAACTTGTTgctgaagagctgctcagctccccctccttcctgcagccacaCACTTTTCCAGCTTCTCCACTGCCTTTTTGTGGTGTGGGTTCACATTTCACAGTCAGCTTTTTCCCTGAGCTGTTTTCAGCTGTTACTGAGCCCTCTAACTCAAACACTGCCATTAACTTTGTTGAGATATGACTCCAAGACTGCACGACATCAGGTAGTTGCAAAGTATACCTGGAaatctatagaaaaaaaaaatggataaaacAAGGATGAGGAAAGAACTGAAGGAGtttctggaaaacacagaaaaattattttgctttatttcaccAAATATGGTCCATTCAAGCATATTTAATTAAAGTACCTGCTGAAAGCTGTAGCAGCCTCTATATCTAAGACTCTCTTGCACTGTTGGTCACCTTAGCCCTACTGTCAAGTTAACCCATTATATTTATCTGCCCTCAAGATTGCCATATTATTCCCATCCTGAAATAATGTCATGCTTTTCACTTAGCAACTCTTCAGCTCTGTGGGGAGTTTCTtccactgaaattattttctgtcttcagccCTTCTCTGCCAGCTCATCTGAAAGGTTTGTCTCTGTAAGCTGAAAGTCTTGTCTGGATTTCCAACAAAAGTCTTTTACCCTGGCAGCAAGTGTTACTCCTCGTCTGTGCAGCATGTTTGCCTTCCCCTCGCTGTCTAACCCATGGTACCCCGGCAAGGCTGAATCCCCGAGGAACATCACGTCCCACTCTACAtgagcttttttccttcagcatctTTTACTTTTGTTCAGTGAGAGCCCTAGCAAAGACACCTGCGTGAGAAGAGGATTTACGAGCTCCATGTACCTTCCATTCCTCTTGCTAGTCCTGTTTGCGCTGCATCTGCTTCGGCTGTCCGAGGAGACTCGCTGAGTTCCAGCCCGGCTGCTCCCGGCTCAGTGACCTTTCCGCGCCCGCTGCCCCCCGCAGGTTCCCAAAGACAAGGGCCCCACTCTGTGGCTGCAGCGGGCGATTACATGCCCCGATTGCGGGGCTCAAAAGTAGCCTGAaggagcctttttttttttttctttccaagaaaagTGGGCTTGctcttccctggagcagccctcaAGCTGCTTTACACTTCAGTGATGCCGGGGACTTTGATGTGCCAGcgggacacagccctgtgctcacaCCACAGCTCCACAAAGCTCCTGGCTTGCTTATGCTGCCCAAACTGTCCAAGAGGGGCTTGGCCAAGGTCACTTTCCTGATGCCAGATGCAGGtgttttcccagctcctcccagcactGTGCTTTGCAGATAAAAGCAGCATCAACCTCATGTAAATCCCCTTCCAAGGGCAGGTAAGCCCATTAGTGTAACCATGATAATCACCGTGCAGGTGACAGCTAGGACGAGGTGAGTTGAGctatttttcacttctgttttctttgttttagatCAGTGGGAGCTGATCACCCTCTGAAAGTCTGAAAAGGGCTGGTGGCTTGTAGGCTATCAACGTATATAGAATCTCCAGGTGTCTTCTGAAAATTGGACTGGCTCCTTGGCATAGTTTCACTTCACCTTCTGTCCCTTATAGACAGCAGCAGAGTGGCTGCATTTGTTTCAGCACCAAAACATGCAGTTTTAATACAATTAATGTCTTTAAACAGCTTCAGTTAAAAacatcagaagcagaaaattaaacttttaaaaagtataatCTAATGTACAGCTTTTTACAAACAAAGTTAGAATTATTCCtttgtaaatttaaattttttgccAAAATATCTATTTCTAAAGAGAAAAGCTATatgaatgaatttttaaaaatttttaaacctttttttttttttttttttttttttttacagagtaACATTGTTTAAATATAAGATGGAGACTAAGCTTCTAGTTAATGAATGCTCCTTCAGCCCAGGGATAGAATATTAGCCAAAACCCATATATCATTTACTTGGCTTTTTCTTGAGCTTGGGCTCAGCAGTTGCTAACAGGTAAGAAATTAGTGTGAAGGACACATTTATGATGGAGATTCCCTGTGTAGTTCATTCAGGGCaaatcctgctccagctccctggatGCTCTTCAAAAACTGTTCTTTACATGTCCAGAGAGGGCTTTTCAATGAGAAATGCATCTATACTCACATTTAATTTTGCATGGTATTGTAACATTGCTGGAAAACCCATAGGAGTGTGCCCAGTTTCCACAGTAAGAAGTCTGAAGAATGAGTAATGCACACTTTCAGTAGATCCTTTAAAACAGAAGCTGCTTCGTGGTTTTCAGTTTCCATTCATGCTTTGAGGTTGATTTTATTCAGAAGTTAACTTCTGAATGAACATGTCGCTCCATCTCTGCAGGAATAATTTTCCTTCACTAACTATTCTATATTTGAGAACCTTGCAAATACACTATTTCAGGTTATGGTCCTATGTTATATTGCTGAAGAAATGTCTACATTTGCCATTTCAGCCATTGCTATGACAACAAGTGCCTGTAGGGGAAAAGGGCAACCCTAATATCTGCTCCTAACAGTGAGTTAAAGGCTGAGTTAGATCTGCCAGACAATTCTGTTAGACCCAGGTGGTCCAGATTTCATGGTGTTTGTTGTAAGACACTGTCAGTCCTGCTGATGTCAAGTGAGGGGCAAATCTGAGCTTCAAAGCGGGTGAAGTGAGATCCTGTGGTCCCATCCTGCCACAGGAAAGGTATTGAGTACCAAAATTTCCCTCCCACATTGCCACATTGTCCCTCTTCATCTGTTCTTGCACGGGCTGGTGGCCCGGGGAAGATCCGGAAGGACCATGCCCAGATAAA encodes:
- the SERTM1 gene encoding serine-rich and transmembrane domain-containing protein 1, whose amino-acid sequence is MSEPDPSSGFVGNMENGTFLELYPTSLSTSVDSSPGRLSNVYVYVSIFLSLLAFLLLLLIIALQRLKNIISSSSSYPEYNSDAGSSFTNLEVCSISSQRSALSNLSS